One segment of Arcanobacterium phocae DNA contains the following:
- a CDS encoding DUF6571 family protein, translating into MSLLRVKPLAVLLAVSVFLCGCGASPASNSDAGVVVFGCGDTNSVDTMVSDALSDTGMTLDELTDRAGQFATDAIHADSVCGYVVDKLNALSVSSGVDEIDRVSALLEGLASSPQASARFITTVGGDKLVDRMNLTQQFYHVPSYPVVDHPQSRYAIVLKKVFTSAQPHLTSGQSVGLARQMAQRLSTTHTTAMSWLLYDATLTSEFLTEFGDQLERYEHTHTTTTTAGAGGVDWLWVKPTSTRFKVLFPARVRDAWYDPATSFMSALAHNPQAALTFFIPTTDTTTDKNTTGDDGDTSNKNTTGDDIKDGGVRYEYWLNDRSWGLDGYTAISAAFDSAVTTQGQAGSPQAATLTTHAMKNFATIKPVFSPQAVEHVIHILATYMPAIDHHRATTPPNTWSRSTIDPYDLLDLPAMPSFTRNDIQTLISLTTRTDEGIHALHAAVDNYHALLFITVLNTHQTTHNTVGDMSSVADVVSQTNQADIALEGFIFHAILEARLTRDPYQAPTTWLTTPTTTPVVPAFEHPTDLIDYLATQPLTTNTTTLAETTSERREDVQGLVTKVYVWRESVTTRALFTSGVVDQNEFMDYTRQHEEEPGQVDQWFSGGSFPTSDMICHDVSLRNRLYEFLKTKNYDTQDLDTAFTSEAPEIN; encoded by the coding sequence TGTGGGGATACGAATAGTGTAGATACCATGGTCAGTGATGCGTTGTCTGATACTGGTATGACGCTTGATGAACTGACTGATAGGGCGGGCCAGTTTGCGACTGATGCGATACATGCAGATAGTGTGTGTGGGTATGTGGTAGATAAGTTGAATGCGTTGTCTGTCTCGTCTGGTGTTGATGAGATTGATCGGGTGAGTGCTCTTCTTGAGGGTCTTGCATCTTCACCACAAGCTAGTGCTCGTTTTATTACTACTGTGGGTGGGGATAAGCTGGTAGATCGGATGAATCTGACGCAACAGTTTTATCATGTCCCGTCTTATCCGGTTGTGGATCATCCTCAGTCTCGCTATGCGATTGTGTTGAAGAAAGTGTTTACGAGTGCTCAACCACACCTGACTTCTGGTCAATCAGTTGGTCTTGCTCGCCAGATGGCTCAGCGTTTGTCAACGACTCATACTACTGCTATGTCTTGGTTGTTATATGATGCCACGTTAACGAGTGAGTTTTTAACTGAGTTTGGTGACCAGTTAGAACGCTACGAACACACCCACACCACCACTACTACTGCTGGTGCTGGTGGTGTTGATTGGTTGTGGGTTAAACCTACCTCAACGCGTTTTAAGGTTTTATTCCCTGCCCGGGTACGTGATGCGTGGTATGACCCTGCTACGTCTTTTATGAGCGCTCTTGCTCATAACCCGCAAGCTGCCCTGACCTTCTTCATCCCCACCACTGACACCACCACTGATAAGAACACTACTGGTGACGATGGTGACACCAGTAATAAGAACACTACTGGTGATGATATTAAGGATGGGGGTGTTCGTTATGAGTATTGGTTGAATGATCGGTCTTGGGGTCTTGATGGGTATACGGCTATCAGTGCCGCGTTTGATAGTGCGGTTACTACTCAGGGTCAAGCAGGTAGTCCTCAAGCAGCTACCCTTACTACTCATGCTATGAAGAATTTTGCAACTATTAAACCAGTGTTTAGTCCCCAAGCAGTTGAGCATGTTATTCATATTCTGGCTACCTATATGCCAGCTATTGATCACCACCGGGCTACTACCCCGCCCAACACATGGTCGCGTTCTACGATTGATCCGTATGATCTTCTTGATCTACCAGCCATGCCGTCTTTTACTCGCAACGATATCCAAACCCTGATCAGCTTAACCACGCGTACTGACGAGGGTATTCATGCTCTTCACGCTGCGGTAGATAACTATCACGCCCTGCTTTTCATCACAGTCCTCAACACACACCAAACAACCCATAACACTGTTGGTGATATGTCTAGTGTTGCTGATGTTGTCAGTCAGACCAATCAAGCGGATATAGCCTTAGAAGGGTTTATTTTCCACGCTATCCTTGAGGCCAGGCTTACGCGTGATCCTTATCAAGCACCTACCACTTGGCTCACCACCCCCACCACCACTCCTGTTGTTCCTGCTTTCGAACACCCAACCGATCTTATCGACTATCTTGCTACCCAACCCCTCACCACCAACACCACCACTCTTGCCGAGACCACCAGCGAACGCAGAGAGGATGTTCAAGGGCTGGTTACTAAGGTGTATGTTTGGCGTGAGTCTGTGACTACTCGTGCTCTTTTCACCAGTGGTGTTGTTGATCAGAATGAGTTTATGGATTACACCCGTCAGCATGAAGAAGAACCGGGGCAAGTTGATCAATGGTTTAGTGGAGGGAGTTTCCCTACCAGTGACATGATCTGCCATGATGTGTCTTTGCGTAATAGGCTATACGAGTTCTTAAAGACTAAGAACTATGATACGCAAGATCTTGACACAGCGTTTACTAGCGAAGCTCCTGAAATCAACTAG